From the Cucumis sativus cultivar 9930 chromosome 5, Cucumber_9930_V3, whole genome shotgun sequence genome, the window ATGGTATCCATAATTACAAATGAACCTTACGGTTTGAGTTGTAATTATTCGTTGATTTGTGGTCATATtgtaaaagaacaaaatttactattcgctcatttgtttttctcgTCGTTGCATTATCAGAACTTCACTTTGGCTCTGCGCATTTGTCCCCCCACATTACATGTGGGACTTAGGGaggttattatatatatgtgtgtgaatTTTCGTACGCATCActtctaaacaaataaattggATAACTACAATGAATAGTAATTGTAGGAACTATTATAATCAAGTGTATAGCAAAGTCGATGTAAAACTGAtagaaatagtattttttcgttttatattttaaaagtagcaCCGTTTTAGAAATCtggtaattttgttttcttcgaGGTCAATATCGGTTGAGATAGACTCGAGattctttcttatattttaaaaaactctttgaagaaaatttttcgGTCTCTCTCGAATGACTGCATCATCGAGatattgcattttttaaaattaagaatgtAAAAATTGAGACAAAGAAGCAAAATAATGTAACTTtagatattataataatttttgctTACAAACTTTGGTTCAGTGAGAGCATGAGCAATAACAAACTTAAAGAAATGGAGATTGTGTGACGCTTTACACAGTCGTTTGATGATGTCATCTTGCTTGCTATTGGAGGAAGCTATGAAGTGGAGCTCTTGTTCAAGAAATTTCACATTATTGTCCTAAGATGGTCTCTGGCTAAAGAACATAAGCATGATGTAATATGATCTTGGGTTAAGGTTGCGCTGAGAGGTCCTCGAGTTTTTCTTAATCCATTTTTAGTTGTCTCATGGAAAAATTATGGAATTTCTTGAACAAGCTTGTCATTGATTCCACTTTGAGATGGGTgacttgtttttcttaatccATTAATAACACCCAAGCTTTTCATTAATTACGTCGTTCCATCTTTTCCTCTATCAACATTTAATAAATAGGAACTCGTCGATCCCTACAAttcaactaattttttaatatactacCTACAATACAATTGTATATTAGtttaaagttcaatttttagtcctagaagaaaaatatatacttgaatttcttaaacaaaagcTCCCATTCATGGCTTCTTCCATACACAtgaaaaacgacattaaacgATCTTGTAAAGTATCGGAAAACCCCATTTCTTTAAGGTTGTTATTGCTAATGCtctcaacaaacaaaagtttgcaagccaaaattattctaatatCCAAAGTTACATTGTTTGGCTTCcttgtcttttattttcaaattaaaaaaaagtgcacATCTCATAGACACACTCAATCGAGAGAGaccaaaaaatttatttcaaatagttttttaaaatttgagaggAATCTCGGGATCGATCCCGACCATGACTGACCTCGAGAAAAACAACATTACGAGTTTTCTAtgctacttttgaaatataaaacaaaaagtgtgctatttctaaaaaaattcaaagtctATTAGTTAAGGACTATAAGCATTTGTTTGCATGAAATTCTGTAAATGATAGACTTTTCTATCATAGATagattataacaaattttgttatatttctaagttttttaaaatgttactgtAATGCTAatgtttagaatttaattgTCGAATAAAAAGATGTTATAAGCATATAGACATTCGCTCTATGTTAATGCTACTCCGAGAGTTCCATAGACTGGTTCTatccttatatatatatatttttttttttggacaaatcaacattgttatttggtttttcCTGCCCGCACAGATCAGTTTTGATAGTTATCCTTGCAGGCATTTCTATAGTTGATTCTTTTGATAGTTGGGCAATATATTTGTCACTCGGTTAGGATGTGATTGATCTCTCTACCATTCCTAAGGATAAAATGGAATAATTTGGTAGTTTCATGtaagagggagaaaaaaaaggtacaaATTGATTTCTTTCTTAGTTTAAGAGTGAGATAGTGTGAATTTGTGATgcatcttaaaattttcaatttggatAATTAACATGTTCTTTTCGAGACGAATTCTTGATTGGATccaagtttatttttattggacGGAACGAATTTTGATAGACAACTTGGggttcataaaaaaaatcaattgactATGAGATAGATAactcatttgttttttaaatcgTTTGATATCTCTTCGAAGATACATCCATTTATATGGATTATACATAGATACATGTGTTCTTCAAACTCACCtatctaattttgtttgtacAAGTAAGTGATATTATAAAGAATTTGTACCTCTTACTTAGACAAAAAAGTATGATTATTACAATTAAATTATGCTTacttttacaatatttttgtaattaaattacaCTCATTTGGATATATGCAGCAAACAAGTATTTAGCTCAAATAGAAATgtataaagaaagaacaaacaaCTAATACCCAATCCACAAAATTAGGAGCaaacaagaaatgaaacaTTAACCTTCAAACagaaatcaatcaatcaaattcaTGTAAAAAAGAACGCAAAATCAATTCCAATCCTAATCCAACCATCCACTTTTCCCTCAAAATTCTACCTAAGGGCTAAAACCAAGGAATCTCAATCTCATCTCCACCACCAATCCCATCAATTATGTTAATCCTTAAGCACACATCGTTAATGGCCGCCACTTTCCATTCCCACaaccctttcttcttttcctcctCTTCCCCTCACAAAAACCTCCCTTTTTGGCTGCGCTCCATTTCCTCCGGCCGCCGCAATTGCCTTGCCGGACCTCCTCAACTGCCGGGAGGCGGAGTTAGAGATTCAGTGATTTACGGTGGTGGTGGAGTTGGGTGGTGGACGTTAGCACCACGCCCTCGACTCGTGCACGATATCATTAAGGGCCCTCCTAAAATTTTAGGGTTTCGTAGCGGATATAAATGTTTATCTATTGGGTCTAAAAGGTCCAATTCCAATTCGTCCGAAAAACGAGGAGGGGTTTTCGGGTCAGGATCAGGTTCTGATTCTGTTTCTCCTCCATCTGCCGGCTCTGAATTTGTGGCTGATATGGGTTCTGAGAGCAAGGATCATAATAATGTCTGGTTCCAAAATGACTTCCATAACCAGACTCCGTCGCCATTAATGCACCAGCATGAACCACAACATTCCAAATTGCTTACATTGCCCACCATTTTGACGCTTGCCCGTGTGGTTGCTGTTCCGATATTTGTTTGCAGTATGTTTcacaattttctcttctttgttAATCGtaattgtgtttgtttttatcgTCTGATTGAATTGCGATCGATGAATGCTGTGCGTGTTACGATTTGTATTTGGCTTCACATTGATTCCGATCAAATGTATGGAGCTTTTGGGTTGTTATCTTTGGATTTGTATTGGAAATAGACGATATCAATTATTCTTTGTGGTTTCCGCTAACGGTTGTTAAAGGGGTTTCATCTATAATGCTTTACGTTTTGTTGGAAGgaaaagtttttgtttattttgtttaaatatggATTAGTTTCACTTCGCTTAACGAACATTGCTAATCtttgctttatttttcttgtcattGGACAAATTTCTGTGCTGCGACTGCTTATGCACTAATGATTTTATAGCTTGTTATTATGCAAAATCTTCCATTGTCATACCATTTGATTATTACTGTGGATTTCCAGGACTTATGGTGGCAGCATGTGATTAAAATTAGACTTTTGCATCACGGATAGCTGAATTTGTTCCCTAAATTGTCTCTGAAAAACTACTGGCTGATTTCAAGTCGAATTCATTTAGTTGTGAGAAAGAGTCATTCTAGtgcatttgattttaataataataaagacaAATGTTTCTGTTATTAATCTTCTATGTTGATGATTTGTTTGTTCATCTTGAAATCACTTTTCTCTAGtttgaagaaatcaaagaagCTAATTTTAGTGCACTCGAATTTAATCATAACAATATGTGTTTCTGTTATTAGCCTTCTACGTTGACAACTGGTGGGGAACAACTGCGACGACTAGTATATTTATTGCTGCGGCAGTTACAGACTGGCTTGATGGCTATATTGCTCGGAAGGTATGTTCTTCATATGCTTGAACCTTGGAAGATGTGTGTTGGATATCCTTTCATAGCTGTTCCAATCAGTTTGGTCCTAATTTGTAAATGCAATTATCAGATGAGGTTAGGTTCTGCTTTTGGTGCGTTTCTTGATCCAGTAGCTGATAAGGTTGgtccttcttctttgtttgatCTAATTGAAAGCAAAtgaatcaattttgttaagtTCAGTTATGCTTCAAACATTCTTAATCAACTAATATTCCTTTACTACAGCTTATGGTTGCTGCCACGCTGATCTTACTCTGTACACAACCTTTAGAGGTTTCGGTGTTTGGTCATATTCCTTGGCTTCTGACTCTACCTTCAATAGCAATTATTGGCAGGGAGGTATTTTGTTTGCCTTGTCGGTACCTCTTTGAAAAATTTCAGCCTTTTTTATCTTCCCACTACTTTCTTGAAACATCTTTAActcatttagatttttttgttcttttgttaaaCCTTCGAATTGGAAATGTATTTTAAGACCCACTTGATAAccactgtttttcttttggggcTTTGCATTAGccaattttttgttattagaaTTTGTCTAAAAACTCAACTGATTACTTAGGAGAGAGGAAAACATGATTAGAAATTGtgagaaaacaaatacaatttttttttttttgtgattgtcTGGGATAGCTTTCGTGCACTTTGACTAATTTTATAGGATAACCTGCCTAACACTACAATATTTGGGTGCTATGGAACTCctaggaaattaattcctaggtagGTGGCCACcatgtatcaaacatataacatcttagttagttattgagactattttagaaaacaataaactaaaaaaataaagtcccttttgtttttcatttttatacttaagcttataaacattttttccaCCTCTAAACTTCTTTCTTTGTCATCTACTTCCTACCAATGATTGACCaagtcaaaatttttaaaacaaaataataattcttaaatacttgtttttgtttttgaaaattggcTTAGAATTCAACTTTCTTACTTCAGATAGAAGAAAATCATTGTAAGAAATTGAGAGGAAATAAActttatttccaaaaaaaaaaattaaatgattacCAAAAGGGCTTAGTTCGTTATCAAATGGTGCCTTTTGCCCCTTGTGCATATCAGATGTGGCACACGTTGATATTGTGcctgcttttctttttcccttctttcttCCTACCTTCGtatatttgattcattttcttaattccgAATTTAGAATGGATATCttattgattgttttgttatttatttatagataaCCATGTCTGCAGTTAGAGAATGGGCTGCTTCCCAGAATAGTAAGCTTTTAGAGGTTTGTATATACCAAAATGAAAACCAATTCAGTTTGTTTTACTAGATGAAGCTTTTAACTTGAACTTAACATGTTGAGAAACAGGCTGTGGCCGTAAATAACTTGGGTAAGTGGAAAACAGCGACCCAGATGATTGCGCTGACCACCCTTCTGGCTAGCCGAGACAGCAGGTTCGTTTTTTTTCACAACTTAGACAACACTGGAAACTTAAATAAAACCCCCCAGAACTTTTTCTGAATATGGATATTATCAAACACGCCTTTCTACATCTGCAAAGCTAATCATTTTGTCTTTCTGTTCTGTTAGTCTTGGAGGATCTGGAATTGTAGTAGCAACTGGCGTGGTCTTGTTGTACATATCAGCTTGGCTTGCTGTGTGGTCGCTATTTGTTTATTCTCGTAAAATATCGAAAGTGTTGCTTCGCTAGCATAACCCAATCCCAACCTTTCGAATTCTCTTCACTTTTGTTGGACAACACATGAAACAGCTAGGTTTATCTATCTCATTGCCAAAATTGACTGATTGCTTGATTTCTTAGTGGTGATGCCCAAAATTTAGAGATTGTTGAAGCCATTTTCCAATGTGACTTTGCAATTTGTATGGAGGGTTTCTCTTAAGAAGACAGCAGCCAGCCATAGTTAACTGACCTGCAGAAGGCTGGAAGTTTGGAATGAGGTCTGgatgtaactaaaattttactaactactttttttttcttttaaaaaaaaaaagtaattataaagTGGCACTATAATCTCATGCTCAttgatattcaaattcaatctcTTGAAACCTTTTGTCAATGCTGAGATAGACCTGACATTTGTCAGGGGTGCTgagtttttaagttttgtagatatatatatataagttttttttctttcttttacatttttatattaaaattatttgaactaCTTTGATGTAGTAGAACTCATATTGAAATCGTGGattgaattgatatttatcttctctttttatttgtttagaagATGTATCCAGTTGAAAAAGGTTTTCACGTAGCATGGTTGCACCTCTGTTCTTATGTAGTTGCcaatgagtttttcttttaaacaaaaattgatattgttttttctttatgattgAAGGATTGCAGGGAGATGCTTTGCATTCAAGTATTGTTTGCTTACAAATGTTTACAAAAgtcaaaaacaattttttttagttttatttaattacagATTGATGACCaagcaacatttaaaataatttgaaagtaatgaatgaagattaaattaaaagtttgtttttgaatttttcaactttgtttttatttagtcTGTGAATGGTTCTTAGATTTTgaatattctattcaatagatgtttgaattttcaattttgatacTTATTAGACGCAAAATTAAAGGTTTGAATTTATTAGGTGCAAAATggactaaaatatttacaaaatgtaactatattttagaatatttttttagttttagttggTTTGGTCATTTACCATaatttttgtaactattaaacacaaaaatatatatatttacacatGGGGAGTGGATAGTTTATGGtgtagtattttgaattttgttttatattttcagATTCTATTGTTTATGTGTGGTAAATTCtatttgttcaaatttaaattataataaacacatATAAAACATGTAgaaataatttagtttctatgaTGTAAGAGactatattttagttcatctACGAAactatattttagttttgcttcgatgtaaaatttaaatttattttttaaaattcaataatctATTAAACGCAAAAGGTAGATAAcacgttttgaaaattaaaaatgacatgtatagattttaaaagttaaactgtgtaaatcaataattttgttgaaatttaagtTGAGCAAAATAACTTTTATCTAATCAATGTACAAATAGTATGTTCGTCcaagatttttcaaaaagaaaaactaaaataaagaaagaaaaaaagcaattGCAATCCCATATTACGGAATACCTTTAACATTGTTTCACACCTTATTTTGTAGGACAACAGGAAGCAACAATtaagaagaatttttttataaaaaaaatggctCATCTCTAGTGTTTTAGTCACAATAGACCGTTATTCATACTTTAATCTTttactttcaataaaaatttaaacaatctaaaaaaacatagaaaCGAATGCAAGTAAACatataaatgatttgatttatttttgttttcgccaAAAACAGAACCAAACTTGGCCCTTCCAAATTACACTTTGTAAAAATACGTTTCAAACAAAAGCAAATTTGGTTGGAATTTGACCAATTCAGTTTGGTTCTTtctaagaattttttttaaaaaaaggaacaatGATCTAAGACGTTCctttatttgttaaatgttACACATGAAGTTATCTGATTACAAGAAGCAACAACTACACGTTACTGCACGTGGGGGACCCTATGCTGATGTGGCTTTCATTCACAAACGGCTCtgcacaagaaaaaaaatagaataaaacgatataataataataacttcaACCAATTCCTGGAATTTATCTAAAATTCATTTCCATGATTCgatttttcaataattgttGGGACCCGATTAGCTTTAGAAAAATGTCATCCATTCACTGATGGGGATTTCTAAATAGTGAGATGTTTTCCTAATGTTTTCTATGGTCGAAATTTAATCCAATACATATGTTGCAGTTAAATCATTGATTAACTCACAAAAACATAAGTTGATGGGTGGGTTAGATTATTGATTAACTCACCCAAACTTTGGTTGATGGGTAAAAGTGAATGAGAATCTAAATAGTGAAATGCTCTCCAATCTTGACTTCCATGATTGAATTTAATCCATATGCATGGTACCGTTCAATTGTGGTGAATCGTCAATTGACtcaaaaagtttaagttgatAGGTGAAAATAATagattcaatataaaatattatattgatattttaacaATTGTCGTAAAAAATTTCTATGTCGGAGAATTACTCGAATGGTTAAAACATGCCTCTTACGTTGAAAATTTGCAACTAGTGAAAGGATGCATGTTGGCCCTAACATTCAGTATTATATCTGATAAGGATGCAAGTTGGCTATGACATTTAtggatgaaagaaaagaaaaacaaaatggaaatattaGAAAGAATTACCAAGAATCGCTTCTTATAACTATCAACATGTTCCTGTGGATCGCGCCTTGTTTGCCGGTACCCCTCGATCATGTTCGTCTCCTAATCAATAGAAAGTGAGCAAACATTATAGAAACACTATGTTAAGAAGCAATTCACCTTTGTGACACCCCATCTGTAGATAACAATAGTTAGGATGGCAAGCCAATCACCCTTAACAAAGGCAAGTGAAAAAGTTGCCCTTGATTTAGTTTAGGTTTAGCATTGGTTAGGTGACTTGGTTAgattttttaatgattaatgTTGGTCTCTATGTTAACCAAAAGCCGATCCAACACACTTAC encodes:
- the LOC101221229 gene encoding CDP-diacylglycerol--glycerol-3-phosphate 3-phosphatidyltransferase 2, whose translation is MLILKHTSLMAATFHSHNPFFFSSSSPHKNLPFWLRSISSGRRNCLAGPPQLPGGGVRDSVIYGGGGVGWWTLAPRPRLVHDIIKGPPKILGFRSGYKCLSIGSKRSNSNSSEKRGGVFGSGSGSDSVSPPSAGSEFVADMGSESKDHNNVWFQNDFHNQTPSPLMHQHEPQHSKLLTLPTILTLARVVAVPIFVCTFYVDNWWGTTATTSIFIAAAVTDWLDGYIARKMRLGSAFGAFLDPVADKLMVAATLILLCTQPLEVSVFGHIPWLLTLPSIAIIGREITMSAVREWAASQNSKLLEAVAVNNLGKWKTATQMIALTTLLASRDSSLGGSGIVVATGVVLLYISAWLAVWSLFVYSRKISKVLLR